In a genomic window of Gambusia affinis linkage group LG04, SWU_Gaff_1.0, whole genome shotgun sequence:
- the LOC122829153 gene encoding deoxycytidylate deaminase-like, with protein MEENKLPDLLNGSATRKRDDYLEWPEYFMAVAFLSAQRSKDPSSQVGACIVNQENKIVGIGYNGMPNGCDDDLLPWSRSADDRLDTKYPYVCHAELNAIMNKNSADVKGCTMYVALFPCNECAKLIIQAGLKEVVYFSDKYHDTPEMVASRRLLSMAGVQYREFKPKRSEIVIDFNSINHRGNAGLCHQRREQLNQADGERADSAAVSMNNS; from the exons AAGTGCGACCCGGAAAAGGGATGACTATCTGGAGTGGCCAGAGTATTTCATGGCTGTGGCCTTTCTGTCAGCACAAAGGAGCAAAGACCCAAGTTCACAG GTGGGCGCATGCATAGTGAATCAAGAGAATAAGATTGTTGGCATTGGTTACAACGGCATGCCCAATGGTTGTGATGACGACCTGTTGCCCTGGTCTCGTTCTGCTGATGACCGCCTCGATACCAAATACCCTTATG TGTGCCATGCAGAACTGAATGCCATCATGAACAAGAACAGCGCTGATGTGAAAGGATGCACAATGTATGTGGCTTTGTTCCCATGCAATGAGTGTGCTAAACTCATCATCCAAGCAG GTCTTAAAGaagttgtatatttttcagACAAATATCATGATACGCCTGAGATGGTTGCTTCCAGAAGGCTGCTCAGCATGGCTGGAGTACAGTACAG GGAGTTCAAGCCCAAAAGGTCTGAGattgttattgattttaattCCATTAACCACCGGGGAAACGCTGGACTCTGCCACCAGCGCAGGGAGCAGCTGAACCAAGCAGACGGAGAAAGAGCAGATTCTGCTGCTGTGTCCATGAACAACTCCTGA